In Gopherus flavomarginatus isolate rGopFla2 chromosome 1, rGopFla2.mat.asm, whole genome shotgun sequence, a single genomic region encodes these proteins:
- the RBM28 gene encoding RNA-binding protein 28 isoform X2: MAGLTLLVRGLPASARGPGLEQLFGRLGPLRRCFVVTRKGSETCRGFGYVTFSLLEDAQRALREVTTFEGHEIKVAVAKKKLREKKQLQLDTPETRPEEQKPKKPKGAPKKARLIIRNLSFKCSEDDLKALFSPFGAVLEVNIPRKTDGKMRGFAFVQFKNILQAGKALKGMNMKEIKGRTVAVDWAVAKDKYRAMQAGPPSGDREEKHSQAQQQDSGSENASEEEEEGEALGSDELSSSWVPGRLGKGTAATRADSSEEEEAGEAAGEAEDESEAEREEPEGSGESTAVSEEDDEDADMARKRKKGLKQPSDVAEGRTVFIRNLAFDTEEEELGEMLEQFGDLKYVRIVLHPDTEHSRGCAFAQFTTQEAAQKCLEAAQDDSEGGGLRLGGRRLHLDLAVSRDEAQKLRAQKVKKPTGTRNLYLAREGLIRAGTQAAEGVSTSDMAKRARFEELKRQKLKDQNIFVSRTRLCIHNLPKAVDDKQLRQLLLRAAGGGPGLRIKECRVMRNLTAPVEKGQGQSLGYAFVEFEKHEHALAALRRTNNNPQLFGPHKRPIVEFSLEDRRKLVLKEQRAQRSLQKLREKQAAEGQGPPRGTGPTEMPQKLPPGPKGQKNPRKRGRKGQGDAAGPQRQEDPRGPGTQGPKGQGDALGPKGQGDAAGAVGQQNPRKRSPEGQGAGTPWAGFQTKAEVEQVELPDGTKRRKVLTLPTHRGPKIRQRDRAKPAAPKKPKAQASQRRREKQRVAPRQVPGKRRKLVRGRAEARFDQLVEQYKRKILGSAPSAPGAKRSKWFES; this comes from the exons ATGGCCGGCCTGACCCTGCTGGTGCGCGGCCTGCCCGCCTCGGCCCGCGGCCCCGGCCTGGAGCAGCTCTTCGGCCGGCTCGGCCCGCTCAGGCGCTGCTTCGTGGTGACCCGCaaag GCAGTGAAACCTGCCGTGGGTTTGGCTATGTTACGTTCTCCCTGCTGGAGGATGCCCAGCGAGCCCTCAGGGAGGTCACCACCTTCGAAGGCCATGAGATCAAGGTGGCTGTTGCGAAGAAGAAGCTGAGGGagaagaagcagctgcagctgg ACACCCCGGAGACCCGTCCAGAAGAGCAGAAGCCGAAAAAGCCAAAAGGGGCCCCCAAGAAAGCCAGGCTGATCATCCGCAACCTGAGCTTTAAG TGCTCAGAAGATGACCTGAAGGCTCTGTTCTCTCCCTTTGGAGCTGTCCTGGAggtgaacattcccaggaaaacaG ACGGGAAGATGCGGGGCTTTGCCTTCGTTCAGTTCAAGAACATCCTGCAAGCGGGGAAGGCCCTGAAAGGGATGAACATGAAGGAGATCAAAG GGCGCACGGTGGCTGTGGATTGGGCGGTGGCCAAGGATAAGTACCGAGCCATGCAGGCAGGACCTCCCTCCG gggacagggaggagaaaCACAGCCAAGCCCAACAGCAGGACTCTGGGTCCGAGAACGccagtgaggaggaagaggaaggtgaAGCGCTGGGATCGGATGAGCTGTCCAGCTCGTGGGTGCCAGGACG GCTCGGGAAGGGCACCGCTGCCACCCGCGCAGACagcagcgaggaggaggaggccggCGAGGCTGCGGGCGAGGCAGAGGATGAGAGCGAGGCGGAGAGGGAAGAGCCTGAGGGCTCGGGCGAGAGCACTGCAGTCTCAGAGGAGGATGATGAAG ACGCCGACATggccaggaagaggaagaagggcCTGAAGCAGCCGTCCGACGTCGCCGAGGGGAGGACTGTCTTTATCAG GAACCTGGCCTTCGAcacggaggaggaggagctgggtgaGATGCTGGAGCAGTTTGGGGACCTCAAGTACGTCCGCATTGTCCTGCACCCGGACACGGAGCACTCCAGAG GCTGCGCCTTCGCCCAGTTCACCACCCAAGAGGCTGCCCAGAAGTGCCTTGAGGCTGCCCAGGACGACAGCGAG GGCGGGGGACTGCGGCTGGGCGGGCGCCGGCTGCACCTGGACCTGGCCGTGAGCCGCGACGAGGCCCAGAAGCTGCGAGCCCAGAAGGTGAAGAAGCCGACGGGCACCCGCAACCTGTACCTGGCTCGGGAAGGCT TAATCCGGGCCGGCACCCAGGCTGCCGAGGGTGTCAGCACGTCTGACATGGCCAAGAGAGCGCGG ttTGAGGAGCTGAAACGCCAGAAGCTGAAGGACCAGAACATCTTCGTGTCCCGCACGCGGCTCTGCATCCACAACCTGCCCAAGGCCGTGGACGACaagcagctccggcagctcctgctGCGCGCCGCCGGTGGGGGACCGGGCCTGCGCATCAAGGAG TGCCGGGTGATGCGGAACCTGACGGCGCCGGTGGAGAAGGGCCAGGGCCAGTCTCTGGGCTACGCATTCGTGGAGTTCGAGAAGCATGAGCACGCGCTGGCTGCCCTGCGCCGCACCAACAACAACCCACAGCTCTTCGGGCCGCACAAG cgccccatcGTGGAGTTCTCGCTGGAGGACCGCAGGAAGCTGGTGCTGAAGGAGCAGCGGGCCCAGCGCAGCCTG CAAAAGctgagggagaagcaagcagcagagggGCAAGGACCTCCCCGGGGGACTGGGCCTACGGAGATGCCTCAGAAGCTACCCCCGGGCCCCAAGGGACAGAAGAACCCTAGAAAGCGGGGCCGCAAGGGGCAGGGAGACGCCGCAGGTCCCCAGAGGCAGGAGGACCCGAGGGGCCCCGGAACGCAGGGCCccaaggggcagggag ACGCCCTGGGCCCCAAGGGGCAGGGAGACGCCGCAGGTGCCGTGGGGCAGCAGAACCCCAGGAAGCGGAGCCCCGAGGGGCAGGGGGCCGGCACCCCGTGGGCTGGGTTCCAGACCAAGGCGGAGGTGGAGCAGGTGGAGCTGCCGGACGGGACGAAGCGTAGGAAGGTTCTGACGCTGCCGACTCACCGGGGGCCCAAGATCAG GCAGCGCGACAGGGCCAAGCCGGCTGCACCGAAGAAGCCGAAGGCCCAGGCCAGCCAGCGACGGCGCGAGAAGCAAAGAGTGGCGCCCAGACAG GTGCCGGGGAAGAGGCGGAAGCTGGTGAGGGGCCGGGCGGAGGCCCGCTTTGACCAGCTGGTGGAGCAGTACAAGCGGAAGATCTTGGGCAGTGCCCCGAGCGCCCCTGGGGCGAAGAGGAGCAAGTGGTTTGAGAGCTGA
- the RBM28 gene encoding RNA-binding protein 28 isoform X1: protein MAGLTLLVRGLPASARGPGLEQLFGRLGPLRRCFVVTRKGSETCRGFGYVTFSLLEDAQRALREVTTFEGHEIKVAVAKKKLREKKQLQLDTPETRPEEQKPKKPKGAPKKARLIIRNLSFKCSEDDLKALFSPFGAVLEVNIPRKTDGKMRGFAFVQFKNILQAGKALKGMNMKEIKGRTVAVDWAVAKDKYRAMQAGPPSGDREEKHSQAQQQDSGSENASEEEEEGEALGSDELSSSWVPGRLGKGTAATRADSSEEEEAGEAAGEAEDESEAEREEPEGSGESTAVSEEDDEDADMARKRKKGLKQPSDVAEGRTVFIRNLAFDTEEEELGEMLEQFGDLKYVRIVLHPDTEHSRGCAFAQFTTQEAAQKCLEAAQDDSEGGGLRLGGRRLHLDLAVSRDEAQKLRAQKVKKPTGTRNLYLAREGLIRAGTQAAEGVSTSDMAKRARFEELKRQKLKDQNIFVSRTRLCIHNLPKAVDDKQLRQLLLRAAGGGPGLRIKECRVMRNLTAPVEKGQGQSLGYAFVEFEKHEHALAALRRTNNNPQLFGPHKRPIVEFSLEDRRKLVLKEQRAQRSLQKLREKQAAEGQGPPRGTGPTEMPQKLPPGPKGQKNPRKRGRKGQGDAAGPQRQEDPRGPGTQGPKGQGGAPSPQRQKASRGPGTQGPKGQKDALGPKGQGDAAGAVGQQNPRKRSPEGQGAGTPWAGFQTKAEVEQVELPDGTKRRKVLTLPTHRGPKIRQRDRAKPAAPKKPKAQASQRRREKQRVAPRQVPGKRRKLVRGRAEARFDQLVEQYKRKILGSAPSAPGAKRSKWFES from the exons ATGGCCGGCCTGACCCTGCTGGTGCGCGGCCTGCCCGCCTCGGCCCGCGGCCCCGGCCTGGAGCAGCTCTTCGGCCGGCTCGGCCCGCTCAGGCGCTGCTTCGTGGTGACCCGCaaag GCAGTGAAACCTGCCGTGGGTTTGGCTATGTTACGTTCTCCCTGCTGGAGGATGCCCAGCGAGCCCTCAGGGAGGTCACCACCTTCGAAGGCCATGAGATCAAGGTGGCTGTTGCGAAGAAGAAGCTGAGGGagaagaagcagctgcagctgg ACACCCCGGAGACCCGTCCAGAAGAGCAGAAGCCGAAAAAGCCAAAAGGGGCCCCCAAGAAAGCCAGGCTGATCATCCGCAACCTGAGCTTTAAG TGCTCAGAAGATGACCTGAAGGCTCTGTTCTCTCCCTTTGGAGCTGTCCTGGAggtgaacattcccaggaaaacaG ACGGGAAGATGCGGGGCTTTGCCTTCGTTCAGTTCAAGAACATCCTGCAAGCGGGGAAGGCCCTGAAAGGGATGAACATGAAGGAGATCAAAG GGCGCACGGTGGCTGTGGATTGGGCGGTGGCCAAGGATAAGTACCGAGCCATGCAGGCAGGACCTCCCTCCG gggacagggaggagaaaCACAGCCAAGCCCAACAGCAGGACTCTGGGTCCGAGAACGccagtgaggaggaagaggaaggtgaAGCGCTGGGATCGGATGAGCTGTCCAGCTCGTGGGTGCCAGGACG GCTCGGGAAGGGCACCGCTGCCACCCGCGCAGACagcagcgaggaggaggaggccggCGAGGCTGCGGGCGAGGCAGAGGATGAGAGCGAGGCGGAGAGGGAAGAGCCTGAGGGCTCGGGCGAGAGCACTGCAGTCTCAGAGGAGGATGATGAAG ACGCCGACATggccaggaagaggaagaagggcCTGAAGCAGCCGTCCGACGTCGCCGAGGGGAGGACTGTCTTTATCAG GAACCTGGCCTTCGAcacggaggaggaggagctgggtgaGATGCTGGAGCAGTTTGGGGACCTCAAGTACGTCCGCATTGTCCTGCACCCGGACACGGAGCACTCCAGAG GCTGCGCCTTCGCCCAGTTCACCACCCAAGAGGCTGCCCAGAAGTGCCTTGAGGCTGCCCAGGACGACAGCGAG GGCGGGGGACTGCGGCTGGGCGGGCGCCGGCTGCACCTGGACCTGGCCGTGAGCCGCGACGAGGCCCAGAAGCTGCGAGCCCAGAAGGTGAAGAAGCCGACGGGCACCCGCAACCTGTACCTGGCTCGGGAAGGCT TAATCCGGGCCGGCACCCAGGCTGCCGAGGGTGTCAGCACGTCTGACATGGCCAAGAGAGCGCGG ttTGAGGAGCTGAAACGCCAGAAGCTGAAGGACCAGAACATCTTCGTGTCCCGCACGCGGCTCTGCATCCACAACCTGCCCAAGGCCGTGGACGACaagcagctccggcagctcctgctGCGCGCCGCCGGTGGGGGACCGGGCCTGCGCATCAAGGAG TGCCGGGTGATGCGGAACCTGACGGCGCCGGTGGAGAAGGGCCAGGGCCAGTCTCTGGGCTACGCATTCGTGGAGTTCGAGAAGCATGAGCACGCGCTGGCTGCCCTGCGCCGCACCAACAACAACCCACAGCTCTTCGGGCCGCACAAG cgccccatcGTGGAGTTCTCGCTGGAGGACCGCAGGAAGCTGGTGCTGAAGGAGCAGCGGGCCCAGCGCAGCCTG CAAAAGctgagggagaagcaagcagcagagggGCAAGGACCTCCCCGGGGGACTGGGCCTACGGAGATGCCTCAGAAGCTACCCCCGGGCCCCAAGGGACAGAAGAACCCTAGAAAGCGGGGCCGCAAGGGGCAGGGAGACGCCGCAGGTCCCCAGAGGCAGGAGGACCCGAGGGGCCCCGGAACGCAGGGCCccaaggggcagggaggtgccCCAAGTCCCCAGAGGCAGAAGGCCTCGAGGGGCCCCGGAACGCAGGGCCCCAAGGGGCAGAAAGACGCCCTGGGCCCCAAGGGGCAGGGAGACGCCGCAGGTGCCGTGGGGCAGCAGAACCCCAGGAAGCGGAGCCCCGAGGGGCAGGGGGCCGGCACCCCGTGGGCTGGGTTCCAGACCAAGGCGGAGGTGGAGCAGGTGGAGCTGCCGGACGGGACGAAGCGTAGGAAGGTTCTGACGCTGCCGACTCACCGGGGGCCCAAGATCAG GCAGCGCGACAGGGCCAAGCCGGCTGCACCGAAGAAGCCGAAGGCCCAGGCCAGCCAGCGACGGCGCGAGAAGCAAAGAGTGGCGCCCAGACAG GTGCCGGGGAAGAGGCGGAAGCTGGTGAGGGGCCGGGCGGAGGCCCGCTTTGACCAGCTGGTGGAGCAGTACAAGCGGAAGATCTTGGGCAGTGCCCCGAGCGCCCCTGGGGCGAAGAGGAGCAAGTGGTTTGAGAGCTGA